The following proteins are encoded in a genomic region of Nonomuraea muscovyensis:
- a CDS encoding LacI family DNA-binding transcriptional regulator, whose translation MPHAARPTVTLHNVAAAAGVSISTASRVLGGSARKVAPEYEARVLAAAAALRYTADASARAMKRAGDAITLVADDLTTPSMGMIVAAMEREARTVGAFVTVSSTMGAPERQIETVRLLRALRPRALVLTSNRFRADPLEERLSKELRAYEREGGRVVIVGETDGAFDSIGFDNHGAGRLAGAHIAATGHRRVAIFGGRREFGNMSARVAGFVEGLQAGGVDERDIRILWCEISRQGGFDAARLLADERLDGRDAVLAANDTIAIGAMSAFRAAGIGIPADVSVTGVDDIQLAADVTPRLTTVALPLADTGTESIRLALAPAPAPRRLRVEGHLVIRESTRSR comes from the coding sequence ATGCCCCATGCGGCCAGGCCCACGGTCACGCTGCACAACGTAGCCGCGGCGGCCGGAGTCTCGATCTCCACCGCGTCCCGGGTGCTGGGCGGCAGCGCGCGCAAGGTGGCGCCCGAGTACGAGGCGCGCGTCCTGGCGGCCGCCGCCGCGCTGCGCTACACGGCCGACGCCTCGGCCAGGGCGATGAAGCGGGCGGGCGACGCGATCACCCTCGTGGCCGACGACCTCACCACGCCGTCGATGGGCATGATCGTCGCGGCCATGGAGCGTGAGGCGCGCACCGTCGGCGCGTTCGTCACCGTCTCGTCCACCATGGGCGCACCCGAGCGGCAGATCGAGACCGTCCGCCTGCTCCGCGCGCTGCGTCCGCGCGCGCTCGTCCTCACCTCCAACCGGTTTCGCGCCGACCCCCTGGAGGAGCGCCTGTCCAAAGAACTCCGCGCCTACGAACGCGAGGGCGGGCGAGTGGTCATCGTCGGCGAAACGGACGGGGCATTCGACTCCATCGGGTTCGACAACCACGGCGCGGGGCGGCTCGCGGGGGCCCACATCGCCGCAACCGGGCACCGGCGGGTGGCGATATTCGGCGGCCGGCGGGAATTCGGCAACATGTCGGCCCGCGTCGCCGGTTTCGTCGAAGGGCTGCAGGCCGGCGGGGTCGACGAGCGCGATATCCGGATCCTGTGGTGCGAGATCAGCCGCCAGGGCGGATTCGACGCGGCCCGGCTGCTGGCGGATGAGAGGCTGGACGGCCGGGACGCCGTTCTCGCCGCGAACGACACCATCGCCATCGGCGCCATGTCCGCGTTCCGGGCCGCCGGGATCGGCATTCCGGCGGACGTGTCCGTGACGGGAGTCGACGACATCCAGCTCGCCGCCGACGTGACACCCCGGCTCACGACCGTGGCGCTCCCCCTCGCGGACACCGGCACGGAGTCGATCCGGCTGGCCCTGGCTCCGGCTCCGGCTCCGAGGCGGCTGCGGGTCGAAGGACACCTGGTGATCCGCGAGAGCACCCGCTCCCGCTGA
- a CDS encoding Gfo/Idh/MocA family protein yields MSQPSYRAAIVGTGAIATAHARAVAASGGRARLVAAIDVDPDRATAFAETWQVPRVHTELAEVLREGEVDLVHLCTPPQSHAPLAIVCLEAGVTALVEKPPTLSLAEFDALLEAERHSTAHVATVLQHRFGAGALRLRRLADAGELGRPLLATCATQWYRDEAYYGVPWRGTWESEGGGPTMGHGIHQFDLLLAVLGPWREVTAVAARRARSVDTEDVSMALVTFESGAVATVVNSVVSPRQTSELRFDYERATVEVEHLYGYTDDDWTVTPAPGHDAVAGLWSKDHSDVPSGHDGWFAAVLDALDGGQAPPVTAGDARRTMEFIAALYASAFTGERVRAGEVSADFARRMDGTGTPWEKVRNA; encoded by the coding sequence ATGTCCCAACCGAGCTACCGGGCCGCGATCGTCGGCACCGGTGCGATCGCCACGGCCCACGCGCGGGCCGTGGCCGCCTCTGGCGGCCGGGCACGGCTCGTCGCGGCGATCGACGTGGACCCCGACCGGGCCACGGCGTTCGCCGAGACGTGGCAGGTGCCACGGGTGCACACCGAGCTGGCCGAGGTGCTGCGGGAGGGTGAGGTGGACCTGGTCCACCTGTGCACCCCGCCGCAGTCGCACGCCCCGCTGGCGATCGTCTGCCTGGAGGCGGGGGTGACGGCGCTGGTGGAGAAGCCGCCCACGCTGTCGCTCGCCGAGTTCGACGCCCTGCTCGAGGCGGAACGCCACTCGACGGCGCACGTCGCGACCGTCCTGCAGCACCGCTTCGGCGCGGGCGCGCTGCGGCTGCGCCGGCTCGCCGACGCCGGCGAGCTGGGCCGCCCGCTGCTGGCGACGTGCGCCACGCAGTGGTATCGCGACGAGGCGTACTACGGGGTGCCGTGGCGTGGCACGTGGGAGAGCGAGGGTGGCGGGCCGACGATGGGCCATGGCATCCACCAGTTCGACCTGCTGCTCGCCGTGCTCGGCCCGTGGCGCGAGGTGACCGCGGTCGCGGCCCGCCGGGCCCGCTCCGTCGACACCGAGGACGTGTCGATGGCCCTGGTGACGTTCGAGAGCGGCGCCGTCGCGACGGTGGTCAACTCGGTCGTGTCGCCGCGCCAGACCTCCGAGCTCCGCTTCGACTACGAGCGTGCCACGGTGGAGGTGGAGCACCTGTACGGCTACACGGACGACGACTGGACGGTGACCCCCGCTCCGGGCCACGACGCGGTCGCCGGCCTGTGGAGCAAGGATCACAGCGACGTGCCCAGCGGCCACGACGGCTGGTTCGCGGCGGTGCTCGACGCCCTCGACGGGGGCCAGGCGCCGCCGGTGACCGCCGGGGACGCCCGGCGGACGATGGAGTTCATCGCCGCCCTGTACGCCTCGGCGTTCACCGGCGAGCGCGTACGGGCCGGAGAGGTCTCGGCAGATTTCGCCCGCCGGATGGACGGCACGGGCACCCCATGGGAAAAGGTGAGGAACGCGTGA
- a CDS encoding DUF6807 domain-containing protein, with amino-acid sequence MTFHVNHELGRSVTVGSEGVELFVYTYRPDTPVLESPKPYLHPIRTRGGAPVSLFRPHDHVWHKGIAWSLPHVGEHNFWGGPTYVHGSFYVQLDNNGSAVHREMTRLETTGDRVELGHTLDWSSQAGDPVIEERRSLAAVTVDDDTWALVFDTAMTNVSGTALSFGSPTTKGRENAGYGGLFWRGPRSFTGGVIQSPSGAGGDELRGTRAEWFGFRGRHDETGDWSTIVMVDDAANPQHPPQWFARSEDFACLCPAPFFSEEVELPRGETLRFRYAVVVGDGDRGDDGTALLAAQGRAALADGVPA; translated from the coding sequence GTGACCTTCCACGTCAACCACGAGCTCGGCCGGTCGGTCACCGTCGGCTCGGAAGGCGTCGAGCTGTTCGTCTACACCTACCGGCCCGACACGCCCGTCCTGGAGTCGCCCAAGCCGTACCTGCACCCGATCCGCACCCGCGGCGGCGCGCCGGTGTCGCTGTTCAGGCCGCACGACCACGTCTGGCACAAGGGGATCGCCTGGTCGCTGCCGCACGTCGGCGAGCACAACTTCTGGGGCGGCCCCACGTACGTGCACGGCAGCTTCTACGTGCAGCTCGACAACAACGGCAGCGCCGTGCACCGCGAGATGACCAGGCTGGAGACGACCGGCGACCGGGTCGAGCTGGGGCACACGCTCGACTGGTCGTCCCAGGCGGGCGACCCGGTCATCGAGGAGCGGCGGTCGCTGGCGGCCGTCACGGTCGACGACGACACCTGGGCGCTGGTCTTCGACACGGCCATGACGAACGTCTCGGGCACCGCGCTGTCCTTCGGCTCCCCGACGACGAAGGGCCGCGAGAACGCCGGATACGGCGGCCTGTTCTGGCGCGGCCCGAGGTCGTTCACCGGAGGCGTCATCCAGTCGCCGTCGGGCGCCGGGGGCGACGAGCTGCGCGGCACCCGCGCGGAGTGGTTCGGCTTCCGCGGGCGGCACGACGAGACGGGCGACTGGTCCACGATCGTCATGGTGGACGACGCGGCCAACCCGCAGCATCCGCCGCAGTGGTTCGCCCGCAGCGAGGACTTCGCCTGCCTGTGCCCGGCGCCGTTCTTCAGCGAGGAGGTCGAGCTGCCCCGCGGTGAGACGCTGCGCTTCCGGTACGCGGTCGTGGTGGGCGACGGCGACCGGGGCGACGACGGCACGGCGCTGCTGGCCGCGCAGGGCCGGGCGGCGCTCGCCGACGGGGTCCCGGCATGA
- a CDS encoding cupin domain-containing protein, producing the protein MTFPGGTSVSRLSVYSGHPCADGLEGGTPHLHTASTEAYVVVGGRGSLQTLDVGGLCETGLAKGSTVWFTPGTVHRAVNHGGLEVVVVMQNAGLPEAGDAVMTFPPEVVADPDRYREAATLPDGEPEAVEAAVRRRRDLAVEGFLRLSGSAAEGDLGPLLAFYDSAVALVRPNVARWRGIWERAVAGQARETAGVLDALERGDGAHLRRAALRESPPLSRWGMCGHLLAHDVADPVVPT; encoded by the coding sequence ATGACGTTCCCCGGCGGCACGTCGGTCAGCCGGCTGTCGGTCTACTCCGGCCACCCGTGCGCCGACGGCCTGGAGGGCGGCACCCCGCACCTGCACACCGCCTCGACCGAGGCGTACGTGGTCGTCGGCGGGCGGGGCAGCCTGCAGACGCTCGACGTCGGCGGCCTGTGCGAGACCGGGCTGGCCAAGGGGTCGACCGTGTGGTTCACCCCCGGCACCGTCCACCGGGCCGTCAACCACGGCGGCCTGGAGGTGGTCGTCGTCATGCAGAACGCCGGGCTGCCCGAGGCAGGCGACGCCGTCATGACGTTCCCGCCGGAGGTCGTCGCCGACCCGGACCGCTACCGCGAGGCCGCCACTCTGCCCGACGGGGAGCCGGAGGCGGTGGAGGCGGCCGTCCGGCGGCGCCGCGACCTGGCCGTCGAAGGCTTCCTGCGGCTGTCCGGCAGCGCCGCCGAGGGCGACCTCGGCCCGCTGCTGGCCTTCTACGACAGCGCCGTGGCGCTGGTCCGCCCGAACGTCGCGCGCTGGCGCGGCATCTGGGAGCGCGCCGTGGCCGGGCAGGCCCGCGAGACGGCCGGGGTGCTCGACGCCCTGGAGCGCGGTGACGGTGCGCACCTGCGGCGGGCGGCACTCAGGGAGAGCCCGCCGCTGAGCCGGTGGGGCATGTGCGGCCACCTGCTCGCCCACGACGTGGCCGATCCGGTCGTCCCCACCTGA
- a CDS encoding LacI family DNA-binding transcriptional regulator, with translation MDDGSRAPSSPPTLHDVAREAGVSVATASRALNGSTRNVRSENVSRVRAAAARLGYEPHLSAQAIAKGSTPTVALVVRDVADPYFSSIAAGVTEAAEAARLIVTMAVADRSPERELEIVRTLRGQRPRVIIVAGSRVDEGPDGDKGGPATREALADELEQYRTAGGRVVLISQRDLPFGTVTIDNHGGSRRLAGALLGLGYRRFAILRAPDAIRTSRERVAGFLAGLGSAGPAEPLVVETEFTREGGYDAARALAERGLGDVEIVFAVNDVMAIGAMTALRDAGITPGAGVAVAGFDDIGSAVDVFPGLTSVAVPLRDAGRQAVRLALSDGGAREVRIETEVVVRASTPPRRA, from the coding sequence ATGGACGACGGGTCCCGAGCACCCTCCTCGCCGCCCACCCTGCACGACGTCGCCCGGGAGGCCGGAGTCTCCGTCGCCACGGCGTCGCGCGCGCTCAACGGCAGCACGCGAAACGTCCGGTCGGAGAACGTCTCCCGGGTGCGGGCGGCGGCGGCCAGGCTCGGCTACGAGCCGCACCTGTCGGCGCAGGCCATCGCGAAGGGCTCGACACCGACGGTGGCGCTGGTGGTGCGGGACGTGGCCGACCCCTACTTCTCCTCCATCGCCGCGGGCGTCACCGAGGCGGCCGAGGCGGCGCGCCTCATCGTCACCATGGCGGTCGCCGACCGCTCGCCGGAGCGCGAGCTGGAGATCGTCAGGACGCTGCGGGGGCAGCGCCCGCGCGTCATCATCGTGGCGGGCAGCCGCGTCGACGAAGGCCCGGACGGCGACAAAGGCGGGCCGGCGACGCGTGAGGCGCTGGCCGACGAGCTGGAGCAGTACCGCACCGCGGGCGGCCGGGTCGTCCTGATCAGCCAGCGCGACCTGCCGTTCGGCACCGTCACCATCGACAACCACGGCGGCTCCCGGCGGCTCGCCGGCGCCCTGCTCGGCCTCGGCTACCGGCGGTTCGCGATCCTGCGCGCCCCGGACGCGATCCGCACCTCCCGCGAGCGGGTCGCCGGCTTCCTGGCCGGGCTCGGCTCGGCCGGCCCGGCCGAGCCACTGGTGGTGGAGACGGAGTTCACCCGGGAGGGCGGCTACGACGCGGCCCGCGCCCTGGCGGAGCGCGGGCTCGGCGACGTGGAGATCGTCTTCGCGGTCAACGACGTGATGGCCATCGGCGCCATGACGGCGCTGCGCGACGCCGGGATCACCCCCGGCGCCGGCGTGGCGGTCGCGGGCTTCGACGACATCGGCTCGGCGGTGGACGTCTTCCCCGGGCTGACGTCGGTCGCCGTCCCCCTCCGCGACGCCGGCCGGCAGGCGGTGCGCCTCGCGCTGTCGGACGGCGGCGCGCGGGAGGTGCGGATCGAGACGGAGGTCGTCGTCCGGGCCAGCACCCCGCCCCGGCGGGCGTGA
- a CDS encoding LacI family DNA-binding transcriptional regulator: MTMRLADVAAQAGVSEATVSRVLNDRPGVAADTRQAVLTALDVLGFERPRKLRQNHTGLIGLILPELSNPIFPAFAQVIESALVLSGYTAVLCTQTPGGVTEDDYTALLLERGVSGIIFVNGLHADSRADRGRYVRLIELGLPMALVNGFRSDFEAPFISNDDTAALEMAVGHLVSLGHRRIGLAVGQERFVPTIRKTAGFERAMAEHAGVTDVSDLVVNTLYTVEGGQSAAQRLLERGCTAICCGSDIMAIGAIRGARNLGLRVPEDVSVVGFDDTPMTAYLDPPLTTLRQPVREMALAAVSSLLDEIRGLPAPRGELLHRPELVVRRSTAPVRGPQPASAT, from the coding sequence ATGACAATGCGCCTCGCCGACGTCGCCGCCCAAGCGGGCGTGAGTGAGGCGACGGTGAGCCGCGTGCTCAACGACAGGCCGGGAGTGGCGGCCGACACCCGGCAGGCCGTGCTCACCGCGCTCGACGTGCTCGGCTTCGAGCGCCCGCGCAAGCTGCGGCAGAACCACACGGGCCTGATCGGGCTGATCCTGCCCGAGCTGAGCAACCCCATATTCCCCGCGTTCGCCCAGGTCATCGAGAGCGCCCTGGTGCTGTCGGGCTACACCGCGGTGCTGTGCACGCAGACGCCCGGCGGCGTGACCGAGGACGACTACACCGCCCTGCTGCTCGAACGCGGCGTCTCCGGCATCATCTTCGTCAACGGGCTGCACGCCGACTCGCGCGCCGACCGGGGCCGCTACGTCCGGCTGATCGAGCTGGGCCTGCCGATGGCGCTCGTCAACGGGTTCCGCTCCGACTTCGAGGCGCCGTTCATCTCCAACGACGACACGGCGGCGCTGGAGATGGCCGTCGGCCACCTCGTGTCACTGGGGCACCGGCGCATCGGCCTGGCGGTCGGGCAGGAGCGTTTCGTGCCGACCATCCGCAAGACGGCCGGGTTCGAGCGGGCGATGGCCGAGCACGCGGGCGTCACCGACGTGTCCGACCTGGTCGTCAACACGCTCTACACGGTCGAGGGCGGCCAGTCGGCCGCGCAGCGGCTGCTCGAGCGCGGCTGCACGGCGATCTGCTGCGGCAGCGACATCATGGCCATCGGCGCCATCAGGGGAGCACGCAACCTCGGCCTGCGGGTGCCGGAGGACGTGTCGGTCGTCGGGTTCGACGACACGCCGATGACGGCCTACCTCGATCCGCCGCTGACCACCCTCAGACAGCCGGTGCGGGAGATGGCGCTGGCCGCCGTGTCGAGCCTGCTGGACGAGATCCGCGGCCTGCCCGCTCCCCGCGGGGAGCTGCTGCACCGGCCGGAGCTGGTCGTGCGCCGCTCCACCGCCCCGGTGCGCGGCCCGCAGCCCGCGTCGGCGACGTAG
- a CDS encoding alpha-mannosidase codes for MHDDRTLVEARLKRVLDERIRPAVHPESVPLDVAVWHAPGEPVPVADGLAATPEPIAVGDRWGAPWGTSWFTVTGVVPAAWAGRTVEAVLDLGFDKNMPGFQCEGLVYRSDGTPVKGLNPLNDWVRVGSPVEGGEEVRLHIEAASNPVILDYHPFLPTKLGDKETAGTEPQYTLARMDLAVFDETVWQLVMDLEVLGELMAELPVDAARRWEITRAVERALDAVDLQDVNGTAAAARERLAGVLAAPAAPSAHRISAVGHAHIDSAWLWPLRETVRKVARTASNMTALLDSEPAFVFAMSQAQQWAWIKEHRPEVWAKVTKAVAAGRFVPTGGMWVESDTNMPGSEAMARQFVHGKRFFLDEFGIENDEVWLPDTFGFAAGLPQIIRAAGSKWLLTQKISWSRTNTFPHHTFLWEGIDGTRIFTHFPPVDTYNCSMKGSEIAHAARNFRDKGVARHSLAPTGWGDGGGGTTREMVAKAARMRDLEGSATVTWETPAEFFAKAEAEHAAPAVWAGELYLELHRATLTSQARTKQGNRRSESLLREAELWCATAAVRAGHPYPYEQLDRIWKTVLLHQFHDILPGSSIAWVHREAERTYAAVAEELDALVGAAQRALAGDSGRGAPLLFNSAPHTRDGVAAGGAAAPATTGETTVLPREGGGHILDNGLLRVEVDGRGLVVSVYDQAAGREAVAPGQAANLLQLHPDFPNMWDAWDVDEFYRNTVTDLVEADEVAAGDAPGSVRVTRSFGRSRVRQLLSLAPGAKRLDIDTEVDWHETEKFLKLAFPLDVRADRYASETQYGHTYRPTHTNTSWEAAKFEACNHRFVHLEEPGWGVALVNDSTYGHDVTRAVRAGDSGTTTTLRASLLRAPRFPDPETDQGVHRFRHALVPGATIGDAVREGYVVNLPARYVTGEAEVAPLVTVDDDAVVVTAVKLADDGSGDVVVRFHESHGGRARATLTAGFPLAAVTATDLLERPLAGTPYEHEGGAVPLSLRPFELVTLRLRRSPDARP; via the coding sequence ATGCATGACGACCGCACGCTGGTGGAAGCCCGGCTCAAGCGGGTCCTCGACGAGCGCATCCGACCGGCGGTCCACCCCGAGTCCGTGCCCCTCGACGTCGCCGTCTGGCACGCCCCGGGCGAGCCGGTGCCCGTCGCGGACGGCCTGGCGGCCACGCCCGAGCCGATCGCGGTCGGCGACCGCTGGGGCGCGCCCTGGGGGACGAGCTGGTTCACCGTCACCGGCGTGGTGCCGGCCGCGTGGGCGGGCCGCACCGTGGAGGCCGTCCTCGACCTCGGCTTCGACAAGAACATGCCCGGCTTCCAGTGCGAGGGGCTCGTCTACCGCTCCGACGGCACCCCGGTGAAGGGCCTGAACCCGCTCAACGACTGGGTCCGCGTCGGCTCGCCCGTCGAGGGCGGCGAGGAGGTGCGGCTGCACATCGAGGCCGCCTCCAACCCCGTCATCCTCGACTACCACCCGTTCCTGCCGACGAAGCTCGGCGACAAGGAGACCGCCGGCACCGAGCCGCAGTACACGCTGGCCCGGATGGACCTGGCCGTCTTCGACGAGACCGTGTGGCAGCTCGTCATGGACCTGGAGGTGCTCGGTGAGCTGATGGCGGAGCTGCCGGTCGACGCGGCCCGCCGCTGGGAGATCACGCGGGCCGTGGAGCGGGCGCTCGACGCCGTCGACCTGCAGGACGTGAACGGCACCGCGGCCGCCGCCCGCGAGCGCCTGGCAGGCGTGCTGGCCGCGCCCGCCGCGCCGTCTGCGCACCGGATCAGCGCCGTCGGCCACGCGCACATCGACTCGGCCTGGCTCTGGCCGCTGCGCGAGACCGTGCGCAAGGTCGCCCGCACCGCCTCCAACATGACGGCGCTGCTGGACAGCGAGCCCGCGTTCGTCTTCGCCATGTCGCAGGCCCAGCAGTGGGCCTGGATCAAGGAGCACCGGCCCGAGGTCTGGGCCAAGGTCACCAAGGCCGTGGCGGCCGGCCGGTTCGTCCCGACGGGCGGCATGTGGGTGGAGTCCGACACCAACATGCCCGGCTCGGAGGCGATGGCCCGCCAGTTCGTGCACGGCAAGCGGTTCTTCCTCGACGAGTTCGGCATCGAGAACGACGAGGTGTGGCTGCCCGACACGTTCGGCTTCGCCGCCGGCCTGCCGCAGATCATCAGGGCCGCCGGCTCGAAGTGGCTGCTCACCCAGAAGATCTCGTGGAGCCGGACCAACACCTTCCCCCACCACACCTTCCTGTGGGAGGGCATCGACGGCACCCGGATCTTCACCCACTTCCCGCCCGTGGACACCTACAACTGCTCGATGAAGGGCAGCGAGATCGCCCACGCGGCCCGCAACTTCCGCGACAAGGGCGTGGCGCGGCACTCGCTGGCCCCGACCGGCTGGGGCGACGGCGGCGGCGGCACCACCCGCGAGATGGTCGCCAAGGCGGCCCGGATGCGCGACCTCGAAGGCTCGGCCACCGTCACCTGGGAGACGCCCGCCGAGTTCTTCGCCAAGGCCGAGGCCGAGCACGCCGCCCCCGCCGTCTGGGCGGGCGAGCTCTACCTCGAACTCCACCGCGCCACCCTCACCAGCCAGGCCAGGACCAAGCAGGGCAACCGGCGCAGCGAGTCGCTGCTGCGCGAGGCCGAGCTGTGGTGCGCGACCGCCGCCGTGCGGGCCGGGCACCCCTACCCGTACGAGCAGCTCGACCGGATCTGGAAGACCGTGCTGCTCCACCAGTTCCACGACATCCTGCCCGGATCGTCCATCGCCTGGGTGCACCGCGAGGCCGAGAGGACGTACGCGGCCGTGGCCGAGGAGCTGGACGCCCTCGTCGGCGCGGCGCAGCGCGCCCTCGCCGGCGATTCCGGGCGCGGCGCGCCGCTGCTGTTCAACTCCGCGCCGCACACCCGTGACGGCGTCGCCGCGGGCGGCGCCGCCGCGCCCGCCACGACGGGCGAGACCACGGTCCTCCCGAGGGAGGGCGGCGGGCACATCCTGGACAACGGACTGCTGCGCGTGGAGGTCGACGGGCGCGGCCTGGTCGTCTCCGTGTACGACCAGGCGGCCGGGCGGGAGGCCGTCGCCCCCGGCCAGGCGGCCAACCTGCTGCAGCTCCACCCCGACTTCCCGAACATGTGGGACGCCTGGGACGTGGACGAGTTCTACCGCAACACCGTCACCGACCTGGTGGAGGCCGACGAGGTGGCCGCCGGCGACGCGCCCGGCTCGGTCCGGGTCACCCGCTCCTTCGGCCGCTCCCGGGTGAGGCAGCTCCTCAGCCTCGCTCCGGGCGCCAAGCGGCTCGACATCGACACCGAGGTCGACTGGCACGAGACCGAGAAGTTCCTCAAGCTCGCCTTCCCGCTGGACGTCCGCGCCGACAGGTACGCCTCCGAGACCCAGTACGGCCACACCTACCGCCCCACCCACACGAACACGAGCTGGGAGGCCGCCAAGTTCGAGGCGTGCAACCACCGCTTCGTCCACCTGGAGGAGCCGGGCTGGGGCGTCGCCCTGGTCAACGACTCCACCTACGGCCACGACGTGACCCGCGCCGTCCGCGCCGGCGACTCGGGCACGACCACCACGCTGCGCGCCTCCCTGCTGCGCGCGCCCCGCTTCCCCGACCCCGAGACGGACCAGGGCGTGCACCGGTTCCGGCACGCGCTCGTGCCCGGCGCGACGATCGGCGACGCGGTGCGCGAGGGCTACGTCGTCAACCTGCCCGCGCGGTACGTGACCGGCGAGGCGGAGGTCGCCCCGCTGGTCACGGTGGACGACGACGCGGTGGTCGTCACGGCCGTCAAGCTCGCCGACGACGGGAGCGGCGACGTGGTCGTCCGCTTCCACGAGTCCCACGGCGGCCGGGCCCGGGCGACCCTGACCGCGGGCTTCCCGCTCGCCGCCGTCACGGCGACGGACCTGCTGGAACGGCCTCTCGCGGGCACGCCGTACGAGCACGAGGGCGGCGCGGTGCCGCTCAGCCTGCGCCCGTTCGAGCTGGTCACCCTGCGGCTGCGCCGGTCACCGGACGCGCGTCCCTGA
- a CDS encoding carbohydrate ABC transporter permease: MTARSRRARPGGLGAAGPGEKALRYALLLLVLALTVSPFLWQLSTSLKSVTEDIYSSTPSFLPEQPTLDNYAQVADTIPVWSYAANSLVVAAIVITGNVIGATLAGYALARLRFRGAKLLLGLFLATLVLPGEVTIVSQYVTVRSLGLADTLLGVALPGAIAMLNVLLMRTAFAAIPKEMDEAAVIDGATAWQRLRHIGLPNVRGMLSVITIFSFIGAWDDFLWPLIVLTDPDTYTLTVGLQYLNGTFSANPRLIAAGTMISFVPIVIVFAALQRYFFRGVEEGAIKG, encoded by the coding sequence ATGACGGCACGCTCCCGGCGCGCGCGCCCCGGCGGCCTCGGCGCGGCCGGCCCCGGGGAGAAGGCGCTGCGCTACGCGCTGCTCCTGCTCGTGCTCGCGCTGACCGTCTCGCCGTTCCTGTGGCAGCTGTCCACCTCGCTGAAGAGCGTCACCGAGGACATCTACTCCAGCACGCCGAGCTTCCTGCCCGAGCAGCCCACCCTCGACAACTACGCCCAGGTGGCCGACACCATCCCGGTCTGGTCGTACGCCGCCAACTCGCTGGTGGTGGCCGCCATCGTCATCACCGGCAACGTCATCGGCGCGACCCTGGCCGGGTACGCCCTGGCCAGGCTGCGCTTCCGCGGCGCGAAGCTGCTGCTCGGCCTCTTCCTGGCCACGCTCGTGCTGCCGGGCGAGGTGACGATCGTCTCGCAGTACGTCACCGTCCGCAGCCTCGGCCTGGCCGACACGCTGCTCGGCGTGGCGCTGCCCGGCGCCATCGCCATGCTGAACGTCCTGCTGATGCGCACCGCGTTCGCGGCCATCCCGAAGGAGATGGACGAGGCCGCCGTCATCGACGGCGCGACCGCGTGGCAGCGGCTGCGCCACATCGGTCTGCCGAACGTCCGCGGCATGCTCAGCGTGATCACGATCTTCTCGTTCATCGGCGCCTGGGACGACTTCCTGTGGCCGCTGATCGTCCTGACCGACCCCGACACGTACACGCTCACGGTCGGGCTGCAGTATCTCAACGGAACGTTCAGCGCCAACCCGCGGCTCATCGCGGCGGGCACGATGATCTCGTTCGTGCCTATCGTGATCGTGTTCGCGGCACTCCAGCGGTACTTCTTCCGAGGCGTCGAGGAAGGCGCTATCAAAGGTTGA